In the Sarcophilus harrisii chromosome 1, mSarHar1.11, whole genome shotgun sequence genome, one interval contains:
- the SLC39A3 gene encoding zinc transporter ZIP3, with translation MTKILVAKLLCLVGVFILMLLGSILPVKIIEADYEKAHRSKKILSLCNSFGGGVFLATCFNALLPAVREKLQEVLKLGNITTDYPLAETIMLLGFFMTVFVEQVILTFRKEKPSFIDLETFNAGSDVGSDSEYESPFIGNSRGHNFYPEHGHHSHAHGLNVQELSRSSPLRLFSLVFALSAHSIFEGLALGLQEEGDKVMSLFVGVAIHETLVAVALGINMAKSSLLMKDAAKLAVTVSLMIPLGIGIGVGIERTKGVASSVASVLLQGFAGGTFLFVTFFEILVKELEDKNDRLLKVLFLVLGYAVLAGLVFFKW, from the exons ATGACGAAGATCTTAGTAGCCAAGTTGCTGTGCTTGGTGGGGGTGTTTATCCTAATGCTGCTTGGCTCCATCCTGCCTGTGAAGATCATCGAAGCTGATTATGAGAAAGCCCACCGGTCCAAGAAAATCCTCTCTCTCTGCAATTCTTTTGGAGGTGGAGTTTTCCTGGCCACCTGCTTCAATGCCTTGCTCCCTGCTGTGAGAGAAAAG CTTCAAGAAGTTCTGAAACTTGGAAACATCACCACAGACTATCCCTTAGCAGAGACCATTATGCTTCTGGGGTTCTTCATGACTGTTTTTGTGGAGCAGGTCATTTTGACCTTCAGAAAGGAGAAGCCCTCATTCATTGACCTAGAGACCTTCAATGCAGGCTCTGATGTGGGAAGTGACTCAGAGTACGAGAGCCCATTTATTGGAAACTCCCGTGGACACAACTTTTACCCAGAGCATGGTCATCATTCCCATGCCCATGGCTTAAATGTTCAAGAGCTCTCCCGCTCCAGCCCACTCCGTCTCTTCAGCCTCGTGTTTGCTCTTTCTGCTCATTCTATCTTTGAGGGCTTGGCCTTGGGCTTGCAGGAAGAGGGGGACAAAGTCATGAGCTTGTTTGTTGGTGTGGCCATTCATGAGACTTTAGTGGCTGTGGCTCTGGGGATCAACATGGCGAAGAGCTCATTGCTGATGAAAGATGCCGCCAAGCTGGCTGTCACGGTGAGCTTGATGATCCCTCTGGGCATCGGGATTGGTGTGGGCATTGAAAGGACCAAGGGTGTGGCCAGCAGTGTGGCCTCAGTGCTACTACAGGGCTTTGCAGGAGGAACTTTCCTTTTTGTGACTTTCTTTGAGATATTGGTGAAAGAATTAGAAGACAAGAATGATCGTCTCTTgaaagttctctttttggtctTGGGCTATGCAGTCCTTGCGGGACTGGTCTTCTTCAAGTGGTAG